In the genome of Desulfofarcimen acetoxidans DSM 771, one region contains:
- a CDS encoding CBS domain-containing protein, which translates to MEKVTVKDIMTKEVIAVGPDDNVEKVARLLLDHNISGLPVIDEKGKVVGIISEGDLIIQEKEIKAPAMTTLLGGVIFLENPNRFLKELKKIIAVEVKDLMTRKVYSVGPEATIAKVTGIMSEKRINRIPVLNDEGKLLGIITRKDIIENAFKKGN; encoded by the coding sequence ATGGAAAAAGTTACAGTCAAAGATATTATGACCAAAGAAGTTATTGCTGTAGGTCCGGATGACAATGTGGAAAAAGTAGCACGACTTTTGTTGGATCATAATATCAGTGGTCTTCCTGTAATAGATGAAAAAGGGAAAGTTGTGGGCATCATAAGTGAAGGAGACCTCATAATTCAGGAAAAGGAGATAAAGGCACCGGCTATGACTACATTGCTGGGCGGCGTCATATTTCTGGAAAATCCAAACCGCTTTTTAAAGGAGTTAAAGAAAATTATTGCAGTAGAGGTAAAGGATCTCATGACGCGGAAGGTATATTCGGTAGGACCTGAAGCTACCATTGCAAAAGTAACCGGCATCATGTCAGAAAAGAGAATCAACCGCATACCCGTGCTAAATGATGAAGGAAAACTATTAGGAATAATTACCCGTA
- the prxU gene encoding thioredoxin-dependent peroxiredoxin (Most members of this family contain a selenocysteine.) — translation MLVTKNAPAFTAKAFHQGQVKQVSLEEYQGKWVVLCFYPGDFTFVUPTEISHIAVGYDGLKSLNVEVLSISTDSVFSHKVWNETELSKMVEGGIPFPMLSDQTGKIGKLYGVYDEDAGVNIRGRFLIDPEGVIQAAEILSPPVGRNPEELIRQIKAYQHHKKTGEVMPSGWLEGDTTLKPSTQMAGRVWEVWQPPKK, via the coding sequence ATGTTAGTTACCAAGAATGCACCTGCCTTTACAGCGAAAGCATTCCATCAAGGTCAGGTAAAACAAGTTTCATTGGAGGAATACCAGGGAAAGTGGGTTGTCCTATGCTTTTACCCTGGAGACTTTACCTTCGTATGACCGACCGAAATTTCGCACATAGCAGTTGGCTATGATGGGCTCAAATCTCTTAATGTTGAAGTTCTCTCTATTAGCACTGACAGCGTATTCTCCCATAAAGTTTGGAATGAAACCGAGTTAAGTAAAATGGTTGAGGGTGGAATTCCATTTCCAATGCTTTCAGACCAAACAGGAAAAATAGGCAAATTATATGGCGTTTACGATGAAGATGCAGGTGTTAATATTCGCGGCCGATTTTTAATCGACCCCGAAGGCGTTATCCAAGCGGCAGAAATATTGAGTCCTCCTGTAGGAAGAAATCCAGAAGAACTTATTCGCCAAATTAAGGCTTATCAACACCATAAAAAAACCGGCGAAGTAATGCCTTCAGGTTGGCTTGAAGGAGACACAACATTAAAACCATCCACTCAGATGGCGGGTAGAGTCTGGGAAGTCTGGCAACCCCCTAAAAAATAA